The following nucleotide sequence is from Apium graveolens cultivar Ventura chromosome 4, ASM990537v1, whole genome shotgun sequence.
AAAAAGCATGCATGGAACTACAGAAGCAGATACGGGCCTATGCAACGCCAAACATATAGTGCAATTTTCAAATTACACATACAGTTGAAAATAAATAACATACCGGTTAGCATGAAGAAGAGCAGCAGGGCCTAAATAAGACTCAGGATTCCACCAATAACTAGGACAAGAAGTACTACAACAAGCACACAATATGCACTCATACATTCCTTCTAGTTTCTCCCTGTCTTTCTTACTCTGCAACACTTCTTTTCCATCTTTGGTCGCCGTCTTCCTCTTCAGCCACGGCTCAATACTCTTGTACTGATTATAAAAATTAGTCATATCGACGACTAAATCCTTAATTACAAACATATGTGGCAATGGTGTTATCATGGTGGTGGAGGGTCCTGATTCAATCTTTGTCAAACAAGCCAAACCATTACAACCATCAATGTTCATTGCACAAGATCCACAGATGCCTTCACGACATGATCGTCGAAAAGTCAGCGTGGCGTCAAGCTGGCTCTTAATGAGGAAGAGTGCATCGAGTACCATAGGTCCACATTCGTTAAGATCGATAGTGTAGCTTTTCATTTCGGGTTTTGTTGGATTTTCGGGGTTCCATCTGTATATTTCGAATGTTTTTAATTTGTTGCTGGTGGATTGCGACGCGCAAGCCTGGAATTTGAGTAGTTTGGATGCTGGCTGTGGCTTATATGTAGCTACTGCTCGGCGGAGTAAAGTTGTTGCCATAGAAAGGTGGAATGAAAAAGTTGATGTTTTGGTGTTGGATAATGCATGAAATGATTAAAATGGTCAAGTGTTGATGTGCAGAGCTGAATGTAATAATATCGGCACGGTAGGGGTAATTGTGGAAACAGAACAGTTGAGAGGCTGTACTTGAAAATCGGGTGGAGAATCCACTTGAACAGCCTGATGTCCAGGGACCAAGGGGTAATATGTTGAAACACCACCTGGACGCCTAGCTAGGTTAGGCTTTCTTGACATTTGGCTTTTTTTCATATCTCAATTTTTCGTCTATCGTATCTGTTTGAAATTTAACTGGGTCATTTGTACTCCTGTTTATTTTATATCTCTGAGGAGAACTCTTAGATCCGGTAAAAATTATCAATTTAGAGAAATTATTATATAAGACAGATTTGTATTTTTTAGTATagaattaattttattttaattttatttactAATATACATTATACCTTTTATATGTCTATATTCAACTAACTAGAATTATAAAAAAAAAGGATTTTTTAATACATTTCTATACTAACTAACCAAAACTAGTAGTTTCTTGAATTTCTAAAAAATTAAATAACCATTCAATCCCATCCAACTTGAATCTATTCGAGATACCTAAAATTTCGACATCTAGCGTTATTCAAATGTTACAAAGACATTTTTATTGCAACAAAAAGGCGAGCACAAAGATGTGGTGAAGAAAATTCGGAAGATATTAGATAATGTAAAAGTTATTGGACAATCAATCCTAAAACAAAACAAGCTAGTATCATCAAATATTTTTTTGATTCATAGGGGACATGAAATATATGTATTTAATTGAAAGATCGCTTTATGCAAAAAATGGGACCGATATTTAACACaaaaattttttgaaaaaaaattagtTATCACAATAAAGGggtaattaatttttaatatcgATTCCGAGTCGGGACCGggatattttatt
It contains:
- the LOC141716755 gene encoding succinate dehydrogenase [ubiquinone] iron-sulfur subunit 2, mitochondrial-like, with protein sequence MATTLLRRAVATYKPQPASKLLKFQACASQSTSNKLKTFEIYRWNPENPTKPEMKSYTIDLNECGPMVLDALFLIKSQLDATLTFRRSCREGICGSCAMNIDGCNGLACLTKIESGPSTTMITPLPHMFVIKDLVVDMTNFYNQYKSIEPWLKRKTATKDGKEVLQSKKDREKLEGMYECILCACCSTSCPSYWWNPESYLGPAALLHANRWIMDSRDEYTKERLDAICDEFKLYRCHTILNCARACPKGLNPGKQINNIKKLEAKSV